In a single window of the Acinetobacter tibetensis genome:
- a CDS encoding NAD(P)H-binding protein, translated as MHILFIGYGKTSQRVAKQLFQQGHQITTISRTAKPQDFATHLIQDIHQLDLSQIAPVDIVYVLLSPASSTPEGYQATFVDAIPAMQKALQAHPVKKVIVVSSTRVYGEQAGERIDDASVPKPIDAQGEILRQMELLWQTAYPEQSIIIRPTGIYGASVARMVKMAQQTSTYPNIHYSNRIHIEDLARFLAHLIHVEHPESSYIVTNNQPIPLHEIIQWFQQQLGLPELTLESEQLSGKRIYASNMQQTDFELQHSDCFEDYSALLAKSQ; from the coding sequence GGTTGCTAAACAATTATTTCAACAAGGCCACCAAATTACCACAATTAGCCGTACTGCCAAACCGCAGGATTTTGCTACGCATTTGATTCAAGATATCCATCAACTTGATTTGAGTCAGATTGCCCCTGTCGATATCGTCTATGTATTGTTATCTCCTGCATCGAGTACACCTGAAGGCTATCAAGCGACTTTTGTTGATGCGATTCCTGCGATGCAGAAGGCCTTACAAGCTCATCCTGTAAAAAAAGTCATCGTAGTATCTTCAACGCGAGTTTATGGTGAGCAAGCAGGGGAGCGAATTGATGATGCTAGTGTGCCTAAGCCGATCGATGCACAAGGCGAGATTCTACGGCAGATGGAATTGTTGTGGCAGACTGCGTATCCTGAGCAAAGTATTATTATTCGCCCGACAGGCATTTACGGGGCTTCTGTGGCACGTATGGTGAAGATGGCGCAGCAGACCTCGACCTATCCGAACATTCATTATAGCAATCGCATACATATTGAAGATTTAGCTCGTTTTCTGGCGCATTTGATTCACGTGGAACATCCTGAAAGTTCCTATATTGTCACAAATAATCAGCCGATTCCTTTACATGAAATTATTCAGTGGTTTCAGCAGCAACTTGGGTTACCTGAGTTGACCTTAGAGAGTGAACAGCTTTCAGGTAAGCGAATTTATGCGTCTAACATGCAGCAGACGGATTTTGAATTACAACATTCAGATTGTTTTGAGGATTATTCGGCATTGTTAGCGAAGAGTCAGTGA
- a CDS encoding DUF6500 family protein, giving the protein MRKELRELFISGCNEKIQKKGDSVGLSFYAFFKNKNDNPELLMEAATWWIMQHKLDHFEKAVKIKALVLRESSSI; this is encoded by the coding sequence ATGAGAAAAGAGCTAAGAGAATTATTTATCAGTGGGTGTAATGAGAAAATTCAAAAAAAGGGAGATAGCGTAGGTTTATCTTTCTATGCTTTTTTCAAAAATAAAAATGATAATCCTGAGCTTTTAATGGAAGCGGCGACTTGGTGGATCATGCAACATAAATTAGATCATTTTGAAAAAGCCGTAAAAATTAAAGCCCTTGTTTTGAGAGAGTCTTCTTCCATTTAA
- a CDS encoding NF045616 family extracytoplasmic (lipo)protein, with product MKKNPVLLMSLLSLLTINSCAQPISRNLESTIKDNNVCIFTNNEKTYSDVENSYLVFVAEITDSKDYKTVYEKTYSKGKFPILEDDCALIPLNIFKINKPYDVNLESNKNFATQICISEAGKILPVSYLSPGEAVCSK from the coding sequence ATGAAAAAAAATCCTGTTTTATTAATGTCTTTACTTAGTTTACTTACTATAAACAGTTGTGCACAACCTATTAGTAGAAATCTTGAATCCACTATTAAAGATAATAATGTATGTATTTTCACAAATAATGAAAAAACCTATTCCGATGTTGAAAACTCATATCTAGTTTTTGTTGCAGAAATAACAGATAGTAAAGATTATAAAACTGTGTATGAAAAGACATACAGTAAAGGAAAATTTCCTATATTAGAGGATGATTGTGCCTTAATTCCGTTAAATATTTTTAAAATAAACAAACCATATGATGTGAATTTGGAATCAAATAAAAATTTTGCAACGCAAATATGTATTTCTGAAGCTGGAAAGATTCTGCCTGTAAGCTATCTTAGCCCAGGGGAAGCTGTGTGTTCTAAGTAA
- a CDS encoding zinc protease yields the protein MTNVIATFSAKLKKIDGDMKAKAAVAIKIGTKRKLTSGEIAMSQLVFKDSIDYSKVWIHLGGLIHTRTGNAMTPAGEIYLPKDDYLKITDFSIAKPNVRHWFIHEMTHVWQYQMGATNGWLGIKQLCNGGYTSEVNSVDSGQNELKAYDTDLMGRDLNKKFQDFNFEQQGRIIEFWFDAIYLQKISPSRAHHQKSLKLLGYVEKILRDFLLNPKDKSLLPKA from the coding sequence ATGACTAATGTTATTGCAACATTTTCTGCAAAATTAAAAAAAATTGATGGAGATATGAAAGCAAAGGCTGCTGTTGCTATCAAAATAGGGACTAAACGTAAACTTACATCTGGTGAGATAGCAATGTCTCAATTGGTATTCAAGGACTCTATTGATTATTCTAAAGTTTGGATACATTTAGGTGGATTGATACACACAAGAACTGGCAATGCGATGACGCCTGCTGGAGAAATATATTTACCTAAAGATGATTATTTAAAAATAACAGACTTTAGTATTGCTAAACCAAATGTAAGACATTGGTTTATTCATGAAATGACTCATGTTTGGCAATATCAAATGGGTGCAACGAATGGTTGGCTTGGCATAAAGCAACTTTGTAATGGTGGATATACTTCCGAAGTAAATTCAGTTGATTCAGGTCAAAATGAGTTAAAAGCTTACGATACAGACTTAATGGGCAGAGATCTTAATAAAAAATTTCAAGATTTTAATTTTGAGCAGCAAGGTCGTATCATTGAGTTTTGGTTTGATGCAATATATTTACAAAAAATTAGCCCATCACGAGCGCACCATCAAAAAAGTCTAAAATTATTAGGGTATGTTGAAAAAATATTAAGAGATTTTTTGTTAAACCCTAAAGATAAATCTTTGTTACCTAAAGCTTAA
- a CDS encoding PAAR domain-containing protein: MKALITVGCKTDHGGIIILGDSSFLVEGKAVHLDGMTHYCPLCKVQSCAIASNQGFMIVGGKSIVAAGDTSTCGSRYLKISDLAVMSNGSGRFETSSKNTNNFISKPEFQYGQRFLLQDELTGEPLAEICYEVHKNGEVIHGTTDKDGLTELIKGTEDEEVELKIISKEHNHD, encoded by the coding sequence ATGAAAGCATTAATTACCGTTGGTTGTAAAACGGATCATGGTGGAATCATTATTTTAGGTGATTCGTCTTTTTTAGTTGAAGGTAAAGCTGTCCATTTAGATGGTATGACGCATTATTGTCCTCTGTGTAAAGTTCAATCATGTGCAATAGCTTCGAATCAAGGCTTTATGATTGTTGGTGGAAAAAGCATTGTAGCTGCAGGTGATACTTCTACTTGTGGTTCAAGATATTTAAAAATTTCTGATCTTGCTGTTATGAGTAATGGATCAGGTAGATTCGAAACATCATCAAAAAATACTAATAACTTTATATCTAAACCTGAGTTTCAGTATGGTCAAAGATTTTTATTACAAGATGAGTTAACAGGTGAGCCACTGGCTGAAATTTGTTATGAAGTTCATAAAAATGGTGAAGTTATTCATGGAACTACGGATAAAGACGGTTTGACTGAACTTATAAAAGGAACTGAAGATGAGGAAGTTGAATTAAAAATTATTTCGAAGGAGCATAATCATGACTAA
- a CDS encoding transposase family protein, which produces MPQKFQYKGLKKQKKSYSGKKKTHTFKVQAIIHYKTQQILSLCTDRGAVHDFELFKRNLSKIPSGAFILADKGYQGIYTLYPNSLLPLKAKRHCKLDPELKIYNHEINKRRIGIEHVFGSLKTFKILTERYRNRGKRLGLRFNLIAGIYNLELSKK; this is translated from the coding sequence ATGCCACAGAAATTCCAATACAAAGGCCTAAAAAAACAGAAGAAAAGCTATAGTGGCAAGAAAAAGACACACACCTTTAAAGTACAGGCCATAATTCATTATAAAACTCAGCAAATTCTGAGCTTATGTACTGATCGCGGTGCGGTGCATGATTTTGAGTTATTCAAACGCAATTTAAGCAAGATTCCTTCAGGAGCTTTTATTCTTGCAGATAAAGGCTATCAAGGGATTTATACGTTGTATCCCAATAGCCTGTTGCCATTAAAAGCGAAAAGGCACTGTAAATTAGATCCTGAACTAAAAATCTATAATCATGAAATCAATAAAAGAAGAATAGGGATTGAGCATGTATTTGGTAGTTTGAAGACCTTTAAAATCCTTACTGAGCGTTATCGAAATAGAGGTAAGAGACTTGGTTTGAGATTCAATTTAATCGCTGGAATCTACAACTTGGAACTGAGTAAAAAATGA
- a CDS encoding transposase family protein, translating to MKYIDSKKLSETQLKRYTSISWSTFYLMVEQLKKHVATKGRRPKLSVEDQVLLCLSYWREYRTLFHVATSYGVSEPTTSRIVRHVEDCLIKSNLFNLQKSLPEGEGIDWNVVIVDATEIPIQRPKKTEEKL from the coding sequence ATGAAATACATCGATTCAAAGAAGCTTTCTGAAACACAGCTTAAGCGATATACGAGCATCTCATGGTCAACCTTCTATTTAATGGTTGAGCAATTAAAGAAGCATGTTGCAACTAAAGGCAGACGGCCCAAATTAAGCGTGGAGGATCAGGTTCTACTCTGCCTAAGCTATTGGCGTGAATACCGAACTTTATTTCACGTTGCGACGAGTTACGGAGTTTCAGAGCCAACAACCTCAAGAATTGTACGTCATGTTGAAGATTGCCTGATCAAGTCCAATCTATTTAATTTGCAGAAGAGTTTGCCAGAAGGTGAAGGCATAGACTGGAATGTGGTGATCGTTGATGCCACAGAAATTCCAATACAAAGGCCTAAAAAAACAGAAGAAAAGCTATAG
- a CDS encoding SMI1/KNR4 family protein — protein MPYQNLNVMYDFGSISLEVIEKFEQAYEINLPLNYKKLITSHNGVQFIENSFEYTDSNSEVGESGIAFCCFGRR, from the coding sequence ATGCCTTATCAAAATTTAAATGTTATGTATGATTTCGGATCAATCAGTTTAGAGGTTATAGAAAAATTTGAGCAAGCTTATGAAATTAACTTACCTTTAAATTATAAAAAGCTGATTACATCTCATAATGGGGTGCAATTTATTGAGAATAGCTTTGAATATACTGATTCTAACAGTGAAGTAGGAGAGTCAGGCATAGCGTTCTGTTGTTTTGGAAGGAGATAG
- the plsB gene encoding glycerol-3-phosphate 1-O-acyltransferase PlsB, with protein sequence MSKRGFGQMYRQLSSKLLDLVVTPHILGEVPSNPTTPTTSEDPNVASTPSKKVVCYVLQNYSRSNALVVDGETRRLQLPAALDSLLIGEHKEKASILFLQHHDEQNLLSPPPNTLPPRLLRFIDLLEKHPDLDIELVPVTVLWGRSPDKEDSWFKLLFTDTWATPSRVKQLVNIGLHGRESYLEFHEAQSLRDLIQYAKTTHPNLSPATYIISSLNNYMDAQREVVLGPDLSDRRNVMHSLIKAKDVQDAIRRESIRSKISMLEAERRAISYLNEIVSDYSSSAVRFADMALTRLWTQLYDGVEVHNFSTVRELAKEYEIIYTPCHRSHIDYLLLSYVIYKRGLMVPYIAAGDNLNMPFVGQLLRGGGAFFIRRTFRGNGLYTTVFKEYLYSILSRNTPLEYFIEGGRSRTGRLLPAKTGMLAMTVHSHLRGRAKPIVFVPTYIGYERLMEGSTYVGEMQGKPKEAESVLGIVKTLRKIERIFGKVHVNFGEPVFLDDKLKAFGAENIRIEKNDDPIPNEVSDAVSSAAHTILENINRAVVINPVSLLSLILLATPKHTLDEELCIKQLDAYRNLLTALPYDERTQVTPLSGKEIIAYGLKLKLIKRVKHVLGDIIAIEDNQAVLLTYFRNNIVHAFVLPSLIAALVEHNGIIKRQDLCNVIRTLYPFLKAELFLKWDDESLKAQISAYADALLSTKLITEDADGHLISPAPNTEEHNQLLVLAGPVMQSLERYYMTLALITQRGSGNISTRQVEELSHLVGQRLSVLYEFNSPEFFDKALFQSFIRVLTQQGYISTNAEGSIVFDSNFSNIAANANLVLDDVTLQMLQHITTFSDEELKQVLDAVAAQQAKRRLKRKKK encoded by the coding sequence ATGTCCAAGCGTGGCTTTGGTCAAATGTATCGCCAGCTTTCCAGCAAGCTGCTTGACCTTGTGGTAACCCCTCATATTTTGGGTGAAGTACCCAGCAACCCGACAACTCCAACAACCAGCGAAGACCCAAATGTTGCTAGTACACCGAGCAAAAAAGTGGTGTGTTACGTCTTACAAAACTATTCGCGTAGCAATGCCTTGGTGGTCGATGGCGAAACCCGTCGTTTACAATTACCAGCCGCATTAGACTCACTCTTGATTGGTGAACATAAAGAAAAAGCCTCGATCTTATTCTTGCAACATCATGATGAGCAGAACTTACTGAGCCCACCACCCAATACGCTTCCACCCCGTCTATTACGCTTCATCGACTTACTCGAAAAGCATCCAGACTTAGATATTGAACTGGTGCCTGTAACGGTACTGTGGGGTCGTTCACCAGATAAAGAAGACTCTTGGTTTAAACTGTTATTTACCGATACGTGGGCAACACCAAGCCGTGTGAAACAACTGGTGAATATTGGCTTGCATGGACGTGAATCTTATCTGGAATTCCACGAAGCCCAATCCTTACGTGACCTGATCCAGTATGCCAAAACCACCCATCCAAATTTATCGCCTGCGACGTATATTATTAGCAGCTTAAATAACTATATGGATGCGCAGCGTGAAGTGGTGCTTGGTCCTGATTTGTCAGACCGTCGTAACGTCATGCACAGCCTGATTAAGGCAAAAGATGTACAAGATGCCATTCGTCGGGAAAGTATTCGCAGCAAAATCAGTATGCTAGAAGCAGAGCGTCGTGCGATTAGTTATTTAAATGAAATTGTCTCGGACTATTCATCTTCTGCGGTACGCTTTGCTGATATGGCGCTGACGCGTTTATGGACGCAGCTCTATGATGGCGTTGAAGTGCATAACTTCAGCACGGTGCGTGAACTGGCGAAAGAATATGAAATTATTTATACCCCATGCCACCGTAGTCATATCGACTATCTGCTACTGTCTTATGTGATTTATAAACGTGGCTTGATGGTGCCGTACATTGCGGCGGGTGATAACCTGAATATGCCATTTGTGGGTCAATTATTACGTGGTGGCGGTGCGTTCTTTATTCGCCGAACTTTCCGTGGCAATGGCTTATATACCACAGTATTTAAAGAATATTTATACAGTATTCTGTCGCGTAACACGCCTTTGGAATATTTCATTGAAGGCGGACGTTCACGCACAGGCCGTCTATTGCCCGCAAAAACAGGTATGCTCGCCATGACGGTGCACAGCCATCTTCGTGGACGTGCAAAACCGATTGTGTTTGTTCCCACCTATATTGGCTATGAACGCCTAATGGAAGGCTCAACCTATGTTGGTGAAATGCAAGGCAAACCGAAAGAAGCAGAATCAGTCCTTGGGATTGTCAAAACCCTGCGCAAAATTGAACGTATCTTCGGTAAAGTACATGTGAACTTTGGTGAACCTGTATTCCTTGACGACAAACTTAAAGCCTTTGGTGCTGAAAATATTCGCATTGAGAAAAATGACGATCCAATTCCAAATGAAGTCTCCGATGCTGTGAGTAGTGCTGCGCATACCATTTTGGAAAACATCAACCGTGCCGTAGTGATTAACCCTGTATCTTTGTTGTCTTTAATTTTATTGGCGACACCAAAACATACACTGGATGAAGAACTGTGCATTAAACAGTTAGATGCTTACCGCAATTTGCTGACTGCATTGCCTTATGATGAACGCACGCAAGTTACACCACTTTCTGGCAAAGAAATTATTGCCTATGGTTTAAAACTCAAACTGATTAAGCGCGTGAAACACGTTCTGGGTGACATTATCGCAATTGAAGACAATCAAGCCGTATTACTCACCTACTTCCGTAACAACATTGTGCATGCCTTTGTCTTGCCATCTTTAATTGCAGCATTGGTGGAACATAACGGCATCATCAAGCGTCAAGATTTATGCAATGTGATTCGTACCCTGTATCCATTCTTGAAAGCTGAGTTGTTCCTGAAATGGGATGACGAAAGCTTAAAAGCGCAAATTTCCGCTTACGCAGATGCTTTACTCAGTACAAAACTGATTACTGAAGATGCCGATGGACACTTGATTTCTCCTGCACCAAATACTGAAGAACATAATCAATTGTTAGTGCTCGCGGGTCCTGTAATGCAAAGCCTAGAGCGCTATTACATGACCTTAGCGCTGATTACGCAGCGTGGTTCTGGCAACATCTCGACGCGTCAAGTGGAAGAGTTGAGCCACTTGGTGGGTCAGCGCTTATCCGTATTGTATGAGTTCAATTCACCAGAGTTCTTTGATAAAGCCCTATTCCAAAGTTTTATTCGTGTACTGACTCAACAAGGCTATATCAGTACCAATGCCGAAGGCTCGATTGTGTTTGACAGCAACTTTAGCAATATTGCTGCCAATGCCAATTTGGTCCTAGATGATGTGACTTTACAAATGTTGCAACACATTACCACTTTTAGCGATGAAGAGTTAAAACAGGTGTTAGATGCTGTTGCAGCACAGCAAGCGAAACGTCGTTTGAAGCGTAAGAAGAAGTAA
- a CDS encoding acyl-CoA thioesterase — protein sequence MNALTQELVELLSLEKIEENIFRGQSRNLVGKRVFGGQVLGQALRAASYTADRPAHSLHAYFLFGGDVNAPIIYEVDRLRDGKSFVSRQVRAIQHGRTIFTAMVSFAEPEEGLNYQIQEPDYPAPLQVKSEAELKTMLVEFVPENVRASFMRDRHVEIRPIDPANPYQPQPAAPSYAHYIRTHDPITPEIDEVSLHQAIAAFYSDFTLMTTALRPHGLSWLSPSLQCASIDHAMYFHKPFRVDDWMLYDMDATVSANSRGLNFGRMWQNGELVCSTTQEGLIRLREIETQ from the coding sequence ATGAATGCCTTAACTCAAGAATTGGTTGAACTGCTTAGCCTTGAAAAAATCGAAGAGAATATTTTTCGCGGTCAAAGTCGTAATTTGGTAGGTAAGCGTGTTTTTGGTGGGCAAGTTTTGGGGCAGGCTTTACGTGCCGCTTCCTACACGGCAGATCGTCCCGCACATTCCTTACATGCTTATTTCCTCTTCGGGGGCGATGTGAATGCACCCATCATTTATGAAGTGGATCGTTTAAGAGATGGGAAAAGTTTTGTCAGCCGTCAAGTGCGTGCCATCCAGCATGGACGTACCATTTTTACCGCGATGGTTTCTTTTGCAGAGCCAGAAGAAGGCTTGAATTATCAGATTCAGGAACCTGATTATCCAGCACCGCTGCAAGTGAAATCGGAAGCTGAATTGAAGACAATGTTGGTCGAGTTTGTACCTGAAAATGTACGTGCCAGCTTTATGCGTGATCGTCATGTCGAGATTCGCCCGATCGATCCAGCAAATCCGTATCAGCCACAACCTGCTGCACCTTCTTATGCGCACTACATTCGTACCCATGACCCAATTACGCCAGAAATTGATGAGGTTTCACTGCATCAAGCCATTGCCGCATTTTATTCAGACTTTACGTTAATGACCACGGCATTACGCCCACATGGTTTGAGTTGGTTATCTCCAAGTTTGCAATGTGCCAGTATTGACCATGCCATGTATTTCCATAAACCTTTCCGTGTGGATGACTGGATGTTGTATGACATGGATGCAACAGTAAGTGCGAATTCGCGTGGACTGAATTTTGGACGCATGTGGCAAAATGGCGAGTTGGTCTGTAGTACCACCCAAGAAGGCTTGATTCGGCTCAGAGAAATTGAAACGCAGTAA
- a CDS encoding ComEA family DNA-binding protein: MRTHLTASMMTVSICFSISSCSNDASTSQEYQNACYGEPLLTIEQRNQALEDGYTINQQYKCIDLNSYRAMQEAQAQREAARSPEALAQKKAEDEAHDARNAQQRQIRQAEKDAKRALRYELRLVEINTASTAELAKVCSIREETAEKIVKERINGGQFKDWVDVMHRVIALSSAQNVLYASTCGLVVNGASFDGVPANEEKAQMIFQQYLR; the protein is encoded by the coding sequence TTGCGAACTCACCTTACGGCGTCGATGATGACCGTCAGTATATGTTTCTCTATTTCGAGTTGTTCAAATGATGCATCGACTTCACAAGAATACCAAAATGCCTGTTATGGTGAACCCTTACTTACAATAGAGCAGCGCAATCAGGCATTAGAAGATGGCTATACGATTAATCAACAATATAAATGTATTGATCTAAACTCTTATCGTGCCATGCAAGAAGCTCAAGCTCAAAGAGAGGCGGCAAGGTCGCCAGAAGCTTTAGCACAAAAAAAAGCTGAAGATGAAGCTCACGATGCTAGAAATGCCCAACAACGTCAAATAAGACAAGCAGAGAAAGACGCTAAACGTGCTTTGCGCTATGAATTGCGTCTGGTGGAAATTAATACCGCATCAACTGCTGAGTTAGCAAAAGTGTGTAGTATCCGTGAGGAAACAGCCGAAAAAATTGTGAAAGAACGTATAAATGGTGGGCAATTTAAGGATTGGGTTGATGTTATGCATAGAGTAATTGCACTTAGTTCAGCACAAAATGTTTTATATGCTTCTACCTGTGGCTTAGTTGTCAATGGTGCTAGCTTTGATGGCGTACCAGCAAATGAAGAAAAAGCTCAAATGATCTTCCAACAATATCTTCGTTGA
- a CDS encoding dicarboxylate/amino acid:cation symporter: MNLNTQILIAAILGIAFGFLLSVFPQSSFFSTSLYGLGIISSIFIGLLKMLLIPLIFSSIVVGVSNLQAGGQLGKVWKITVACCVTTTTLALILGIGCAHLFDVGKGVDIALFQNDMNQYQTPDTLTPSSFFTNFIQNTLINPFKAFAEGNVLAVVVFALFIGVALVHGGERFKAVRQLAGQFFEIMMLMIRWVMKLAPLGIFALLAKLIATEDLSVLSRLAEFAVVVTGTTIFHGAVVLPLLLWIFGKMDPVTFFKGTRAALITAFATSSSSATMPLSMKCAQENLKVSPATAGFVIPLGTQLNMDGTALYEAAAALFVANLIGLDLSLGQQLIVCLTAMIASLGAPGIPSAGMVTMIMVLQSVGLPAEAIAILLPIDRLLDTVRTVVNVQGDMMISVVVDRHTREAVTELNS, translated from the coding sequence ATGAATTTAAACACACAGATTTTAATTGCTGCCATTCTGGGGATTGCTTTTGGTTTTCTACTCAGTGTCTTTCCACAGAGTAGTTTCTTTAGCACCAGTTTATATGGCTTGGGCATTATCAGTAGTATTTTCATTGGTCTACTGAAAATGCTATTAATCCCTCTGATTTTTAGCTCGATCGTGGTTGGGGTATCTAATTTACAAGCAGGTGGGCAACTTGGAAAAGTATGGAAAATCACGGTCGCCTGCTGTGTCACGACCACCACTTTAGCCTTAATTTTAGGGATTGGCTGTGCACATTTATTCGATGTGGGTAAAGGGGTAGATATCGCCTTATTCCAGAATGATATGAATCAATACCAAACCCCTGACACTTTAACGCCATCTTCTTTCTTTACCAATTTTATTCAGAATACGTTAATCAATCCATTTAAAGCCTTTGCAGAAGGGAATGTCTTGGCAGTGGTGGTATTTGCGCTCTTCATTGGTGTGGCATTGGTACATGGTGGTGAGCGATTTAAAGCGGTGCGTCAGCTTGCAGGACAGTTCTTTGAAATCATGATGCTGATGATTCGTTGGGTCATGAAACTGGCCCCATTGGGGATTTTTGCATTACTCGCCAAGCTAATTGCCACGGAAGACCTTTCTGTATTGAGCCGTTTAGCCGAATTTGCTGTGGTGGTGACAGGAACCACCATTTTTCATGGCGCAGTGGTGTTGCCGTTGTTGTTATGGATTTTTGGCAAGATGGATCCCGTGACGTTCTTTAAAGGTACGCGAGCTGCGCTGATTACCGCATTTGCAACCAGTTCCAGTTCAGCCACCATGCCGCTATCCATGAAATGTGCACAAGAAAATCTCAAAGTCAGTCCCGCAACCGCAGGCTTTGTGATCCCGTTGGGTACACAATTAAACATGGATGGCACAGCGCTATATGAAGCTGCTGCTGCGTTGTTTGTCGCCAATCTGATTGGTTTGGATTTAAGTTTAGGTCAACAACTGATTGTCTGCTTAACCGCAATGATTGCATCTTTGGGAGCGCCAGGTATTCCAAGTGCTGGGATGGTCACTATGATTATGGTTTTGCAATCGGTGGGTTTACCCGCGGAAGCCATTGCAATTTTATTGCCGATCGACCGCTTGCTGGATACGGTGCGAACCGTGGTCAATGTGCAAGGCGATATGATGATTAGTGTGGTGGTCGATCGCCATACCCGTGAAGCTGTCACGGAATTAAATAGCTAG
- a CDS encoding VOC family protein, translating into MHAHLSVLTLAVHDLQASLNFYCQGLGFESEGIIGQEFENGAVAFIELQSGLKLALWPQQSLSADTGLALTPICPTGFSLGHNVGSAAEVDAIMTQAAQAGATITKAAQATFYGGYAGYFQDPNGHLWEIVWNPCWENS; encoded by the coding sequence ATGCACGCCCATCTTAGTGTACTCACCCTTGCGGTTCATGATTTACAAGCTTCGCTCAATTTTTACTGCCAAGGTCTAGGCTTTGAAAGTGAGGGAATTATCGGTCAAGAATTTGAAAACGGCGCGGTCGCCTTTATTGAACTGCAATCAGGTTTAAAACTGGCACTTTGGCCGCAACAGAGTTTAAGTGCAGATACAGGTTTGGCTTTAACACCAATCTGTCCGACTGGATTTTCGCTAGGACACAATGTCGGCTCAGCAGCCGAAGTCGATGCCATTATGACCCAAGCTGCACAGGCTGGCGCGACCATTACCAAAGCTGCACAAGCCACTTTTTACGGCGGCTACGCAGGCTATTTTCAAGACCCTAATGGACACCTCTGGGAAATTGTCTGGAATCCCTGCTGGGAAAACAGCTAG
- a CDS encoding metal-dependent hydrolase, with product MKLLQRLKKTKNGSSIQYCIQPRKVKFEWQNTPVDWVPEQPFVSYFINEINMILPAGEFWFCRLYNKVLSQIQDEKLKQDVQAFIRQEAMHAQAHNSANKEYLRERQIDIQRNLDLMDFLFGKLLADQPLGLNIPKPLEHQWDLFRLGIVATVEHMTCVLGKYALYNTEWKKRGADPAMLDLVKWHGAEEIEHRTVAFDLYHHLGGSYLARYYLSIVVIAAVLGLWVDGTAHIMQQDPRFKSIRPAIYKPWIWREWYAISQRNNGLLPNPLWLISQQLGYLMPWYDPVHEAKTEDAIAYLNQSPAALRAMLKIA from the coding sequence ATGAAACTGTTACAACGCCTGAAAAAAACAAAAAATGGCTCTTCAATTCAATATTGTATTCAACCGCGCAAAGTGAAGTTTGAATGGCAAAATACACCCGTGGACTGGGTGCCAGAACAACCTTTTGTCAGCTATTTTATTAATGAAATTAATATGATTTTACCGGCAGGCGAGTTCTGGTTTTGCCGTCTGTACAATAAAGTCCTATCGCAAATTCAAGATGAAAAACTTAAACAAGATGTACAAGCCTTTATTCGCCAAGAAGCCATGCATGCACAAGCACACAATTCTGCCAACAAAGAATATTTACGCGAACGTCAAATCGACATTCAACGTAATCTGGATCTGATGGATTTCCTGTTTGGAAAACTACTGGCAGACCAACCTCTGGGCTTAAATATTCCCAAACCGCTAGAACATCAATGGGACTTGTTCCGTTTAGGGATTGTTGCCACTGTTGAGCATATGACCTGTGTCTTGGGTAAATATGCACTCTACAATACCGAGTGGAAAAAACGTGGCGCAGATCCTGCCATGCTCGACTTAGTAAAATGGCATGGTGCTGAAGAAATTGAACACCGCACCGTGGCATTCGATTTGTACCACCATTTGGGTGGCAGCTATCTCGCACGTTATTACCTTAGTATTGTAGTGATCGCTGCGGTACTTGGACTGTGGGTGGATGGTACAGCACATATCATGCAGCAAGACCCACGCTTTAAATCGATCCGCCCTGCCATCTACAAACCGTGGATTTGGCGTGAATGGTATGCCATTTCTCAACGCAACAATGGTTTGTTGCCAAACCCACTCTGGCTCATCTCCCAACAACTGGGCTACTTAATGCCGTGGTACGACCCTGTACATGAAGCCAAAACTGAAGATGCAATTGCGTATCTGAATCAATCGCCTGCGGCCTTGCGTGCCATGCTCAAAATCGCCTAA